The Maylandia zebra isolate NMK-2024a linkage group LG4, Mzebra_GT3a, whole genome shotgun sequence genome includes a window with the following:
- the mrps7 gene encoding small ribosomal subunit protein uS7m — MAASISGLLKPWTPRVFLVRWSRYNPYYLEPEVSKEAYSRPATELSAEEKEQRELKTLRPIKAATSGVSSSVFDDPVISKFINMMMEHGNKVLAREIMTQTLENIKKKQVEKYHKASEGEREAIECNPYTIFHQALENCKPVVGLASIQKGGKYYQVPIPLPDNRRRFLAMKWMITECRDNKHRRTHMYEKLSQELLAAFGKEGNVMKKKYELHKMAEANRAYAHYRWW; from the exons AGTGTTCCTGGTGAGATGGAGCAGATACAACCCTTATTATCTAGAACCTGAAGTCAGCAAGGAGGCCTACAGCCGACCAGCGACGGAGCTGAGTGCAGAGGAGAAGGAACAGCGCGAGCTCAAGACCCTCAGGCCCATCAAGGCAGCCACCAGCGGAGTCTCAAGCTCTGTTTTTGATGACCCAGTCATCAG taaaTTCATCAACATGATGATGGAACATGGAAACAAGGTTTTGGCTAGAGAGATAATgacacag ACGCTGGAGAACATAAAGAAGAAGCAGGTGGAGAAGTATCACAAAGCTTCTGAGGGGGAGAGGGAAGCGATCGAGTGTAACCCCTACACCATCTTTCACCAGGCTCTGGAGAACTGCAAGCCTGTGGTTGGGCTAGCCAGCATACAGAAAGGTGGAAAATACTACCAG GTGCCCATTCCACTCCCGGACAACAGGCGGCGCTTCCTCGCCATGAAGTGGATGATCACAGAGTGCCGGGACAAcaaacacagacgcacgcacatgTATGAAAAACTCTCCCAGGAGCTGCTGGCGGCCTTTGGCAAAGAGGGCAACGTGATGAAGAAGAAGTACGAGCTGCACAAGATGGCTGAAGCCAACAGAGCCTATGCTCACTACCGCTGGTGGTAG